In a single window of the Streptomyces sp. NBC_00094 genome:
- a CDS encoding 2-oxoacid:acceptor oxidoreductase subunit alpha, which produces MTSQVSSEAGEALLGEQRSAPAAHQGTEKEVRRLDRVIIRFAGDSGDGMQLTGDRFTSETASFGNDLSTLPNFPAEIRAPAGTLPGVSSFQLHFADHDILTPGDAPNVLVAMNPAALKANIGDVPRGGEIIVNTDEFAKRAMAKVGYAVSPLEDGSLDGYRVHPVPLTTLTLEALKDFGLPRKEAERSKNMFALGLLSWMYHRPTEGTETFLRQKFAKKPQIAEANVAAFRAGWNFGETTEDFAVSYEVAPATRAFPTGTYRNISGNLALSYGLVAASRQADLPLYLGSYPITPASDILHELSKHKNFGVRTFQAEDEIAGIGAALGAAFGGSLGVTTTSGPGVALKSEAIGLAVSLELPLLIVDIQRGGPSTGLPTKTEQADLLQAMYGRNGEAPVPVVAPKTPADCFDAAIEAARIALTYRTPVFLLSDGYLANGSEPWRVPDVGELPDLRTQFATGPNHELADGTEVFWPYKRDPETLARPWAVPGTPGLEHRIGGIEKQDGTGNISYDPANHEFMVRTRQAKIDGIDVPDIEVDDPDGASTLVLGWGSTYGPITAAVRRLRVAGKPIAQAHLRHLNPFPKNLGEVLKRYEKVVVPEMNLGQLATLVRAKYLVDARSHTQVNGMPFKAEQLAAALKEAIDE; this is translated from the coding sequence GTGACCAGCCAGGTCAGTAGCGAGGCCGGTGAGGCCCTGCTCGGGGAGCAGCGCAGCGCCCCGGCGGCCCACCAGGGCACCGAGAAGGAAGTACGCCGGCTCGACCGGGTGATCATCCGCTTCGCGGGCGACTCCGGTGACGGCATGCAGCTCACGGGTGACCGCTTCACCTCGGAGACGGCGTCCTTCGGGAACGACCTCTCCACGCTGCCGAACTTCCCGGCCGAGATCCGCGCACCCGCCGGAACGCTGCCGGGCGTCTCGTCCTTCCAGCTGCACTTCGCCGACCACGACATCCTGACCCCGGGCGACGCCCCGAACGTGCTGGTCGCGATGAACCCGGCCGCGCTCAAGGCCAACATCGGGGACGTACCGCGCGGTGGCGAGATCATCGTCAACACCGACGAGTTCGCGAAGCGCGCCATGGCCAAGGTCGGCTACGCGGTCTCGCCCCTGGAGGACGGGTCGCTGGACGGCTACCGGGTCCACCCGGTGCCGCTGACCACGCTGACCCTCGAGGCCCTCAAGGACTTCGGCCTGCCCCGGAAGGAGGCCGAGCGGAGCAAGAACATGTTCGCGCTCGGGCTGCTCTCCTGGATGTACCACCGGCCGACCGAGGGCACCGAGACCTTCCTGCGCCAGAAGTTCGCGAAGAAGCCGCAGATCGCCGAGGCCAACGTGGCCGCCTTCCGGGCCGGCTGGAACTTCGGCGAGACCACCGAGGACTTCGCCGTCTCCTACGAGGTCGCCCCGGCGACCCGGGCCTTCCCCACCGGCACGTACCGGAACATCTCCGGGAACCTGGCCCTCTCGTACGGGCTGGTCGCCGCCTCCCGCCAGGCGGACCTGCCGCTCTACCTGGGCTCGTACCCCATCACCCCGGCCTCGGACATCCTCCACGAGCTGTCCAAGCACAAGAACTTCGGCGTGCGCACCTTCCAGGCCGAGGACGAGATCGCCGGCATCGGCGCCGCGCTCGGCGCGGCCTTCGGCGGCTCGCTCGGCGTGACGACGACGTCCGGCCCCGGTGTGGCGCTCAAGTCGGAGGCGATCGGCCTCGCGGTCTCCCTGGAACTGCCGCTGCTCATCGTCGACATCCAGCGCGGCGGCCCGTCCACCGGTCTGCCCACCAAGACCGAGCAGGCCGACCTCCTCCAGGCCATGTACGGCCGCAACGGCGAGGCCCCGGTGCCGGTGGTGGCCCCGAAGACGCCCGCCGACTGCTTCGACGCGGCGATCGAGGCGGCGCGGATCGCCCTCACGTACCGCACCCCCGTCTTCCTGCTCTCCGACGGCTACCTCGCCAACGGCTCCGAGCCCTGGCGCGTCCCGGACGTCGGGGAACTCCCCGACCTGCGGACGCAGTTCGCCACCGGACCCAACCACGAGCTGGCCGACGGCACCGAGGTGTTCTGGCCGTACAAGCGCGACCCCGAGACCCTGGCCCGCCCCTGGGCCGTGCCCGGCACCCCCGGCCTCGAACACCGCATCGGCGGCATCGAGAAGCAGGACGGCACCGGCAACATCTCGTACGACCCCGCCAACCACGAGTTCATGGTCCGCACCCGCCAGGCCAAGATCGACGGCATCGACGTCCCGGACATCGAGGTCGACGACCCGGACGGCGCGAGCACCCTGGTCCTCGGCTGGGGCTCCACCTACGGGCCGATCACGGCCGCCGTCCGCCGCCTCCGGGTCGCGGGCAAGCCCATCGCCCAGGCCCACCTGCGCCACCTCAAC